Proteins co-encoded in one Candidatus Limnocylindrales bacterium genomic window:
- the glgB gene encoding 1,4-alpha-glucan branching protein GlgB gives MTGARRNVSRADDAVPAEAAACARVFGEQDAFFFGEGSHRRLYEKLGAHPCRHGGTDGTHFSVWAPNATSASVVGSFNGWNPGAHRLSPSRPSGIWSAFIPGVGPGALYKLRIENEGGRAREKADPFAFFAEQPPRTASVVWNLDDYEWNDSDWMNTRGGRNARTAPISIYEMHLGSWRRRKDGWSLGYRELADPLIDHLRTSGFTHVEFMPVMEHPFYGSWGYQISGYFAATSRYGTPQDLMYLVDRLHQAGIGVILDWVPSHFPEDAHGLAAFDGTCLFEHSDPRQGFHPDWKSLVFNYGRHEVRAFLISNAFFWLDRYHVDGIRVDAVASMLYLDYSRAPGQWIPNPSGGRENFEAVLFLRELNEAVYAEYPDVQTFAEESTSWPMVSRPTTTGGLGFGFKWDMGWMNDTLRYIARDPFFRHYHHGELGFRSLYANSENFVLPLSHDEVVHGKRSLASKMPGDAWQRLANLRLLFAYMWALPGKKLLFMGGEIAQPYEWNHDGSLDWTGVEAAPERQAVARLVGDLNTVYRREAALHEGDCEPYGFEWIDGSDARASTISFVRWSSSRHAPIVAAFNFTPVPHPCYRIGSPRAGIWREILNTDAADYGGTGWGNLGAVATEDAPMHGKPCSMDLVLPPLAGVWLRWEEPW, from the coding sequence ATGACCGGCGCACGCCGAAACGTCTCGCGAGCGGACGACGCCGTCCCCGCCGAAGCAGCCGCCTGCGCGCGCGTCTTCGGCGAACAGGACGCGTTCTTCTTCGGCGAAGGCTCGCACCGCCGGCTTTATGAGAAACTCGGAGCGCACCCGTGCCGGCATGGCGGAACCGACGGCACGCATTTCTCGGTCTGGGCGCCGAACGCAACGTCGGCAAGCGTCGTCGGTTCGTTCAACGGCTGGAATCCGGGCGCGCACCGGCTGAGCCCGTCACGGCCGAGCGGCATCTGGTCGGCATTCATTCCCGGCGTGGGCCCGGGCGCGCTCTACAAGCTGCGCATCGAGAACGAAGGCGGTCGCGCGCGCGAAAAAGCCGATCCTTTTGCATTCTTCGCCGAGCAGCCGCCGCGCACGGCTTCGGTGGTCTGGAACCTCGACGATTACGAATGGAACGATTCGGACTGGATGAACACGCGCGGCGGCCGCAATGCGCGCACGGCACCGATCTCGATCTACGAGATGCACCTCGGCTCGTGGCGCCGGCGCAAGGACGGCTGGTCGCTCGGCTACCGCGAGCTTGCCGATCCGCTCATCGATCATCTTCGCACCAGCGGCTTCACGCACGTCGAGTTCATGCCGGTCATGGAGCATCCGTTCTACGGATCGTGGGGCTACCAGATCTCCGGATACTTCGCCGCGACCAGCCGCTACGGCACGCCGCAGGACCTCATGTATCTGGTCGACCGGCTGCACCAGGCCGGAATCGGCGTGATCCTGGACTGGGTTCCGTCGCATTTCCCGGAGGACGCGCACGGGCTCGCCGCGTTCGACGGCACGTGCCTGTTCGAGCATTCCGATCCGCGCCAGGGTTTTCATCCCGACTGGAAGAGCCTGGTCTTCAACTACGGGCGCCACGAAGTGCGCGCGTTCCTCATCAGCAACGCATTCTTCTGGCTCGACCGCTACCACGTCGACGGCATTCGCGTCGATGCGGTCGCCTCGATGCTCTATCTCGACTATTCGAGGGCGCCGGGTCAGTGGATTCCCAATCCGTCGGGTGGCCGCGAGAACTTCGAGGCTGTCCTGTTCCTTCGCGAGCTCAATGAAGCGGTCTACGCCGAGTATCCCGACGTCCAGACGTTCGCCGAGGAGTCGACGTCATGGCCGATGGTCTCGCGTCCGACGACCACCGGCGGGCTCGGATTCGGCTTCAAGTGGGACATGGGCTGGATGAACGACACGCTCCGCTACATCGCGCGCGATCCGTTTTTCCGGCACTACCATCACGGCGAGCTCGGATTCCGTTCGCTGTACGCGAACAGCGAGAACTTCGTGCTGCCGCTGTCGCACGACGAGGTCGTGCACGGCAAGCGCTCGCTCGCGTCCAAGATGCCGGGCGACGCCTGGCAGCGGCTCGCGAACCTGCGGCTCCTGTTCGCATACATGTGGGCGCTGCCCGGCAAGAAGCTCCTGTTCATGGGCGGCGAGATCGCGCAGCCGTACGAATGGAACCACGACGGCTCGCTCGATTGGACCGGCGTCGAAGCTGCGCCCGAGCGCCAGGCGGTGGCGCGCCTGGTCGGCGACCTGAACACCGTCTATCGCCGCGAAGCCGCGCTCCATGAAGGCGACTGCGAGCCGTACGGTTTCGAATGGATCGACGGCAGCGACGCGCGCGCGAGCACGATTTCGTTCGTGCGCTGGTCGTCGTCCCGGCACGCGCCGATCGTGGCCGCATTCAACTTCACACCGGTGCCACATCCGTGTTACCGCATCGGCTCGCCGCGGGCCGGAATCTGGCGCGAGATCCTCAACACGGATGCCGCCGATTACGGCGGGACCGGCTGGGGCAATCTCGGCGCGGTCGCGACCGAGGATGCACCGATGCACGGCAAGCCGTGCTCGATGGATCTGGTGCTGCCTCCTCTTGCCGGCGTGTGGCTGCGCTGGGAGGAACCGTGGTGA
- a CDS encoding DUF3536 domain-containing protein, with protein sequence MRKPALCIHGHFYQPPRENPWTGRVEAQPSAAPAHDWNERITEECYRPNSAARLLPHAERNLGEREFMNYAHMSFDFGPTLLAYLAREQRDVHEALVAGDRDAVRRFSGHGAAIAQSYSHSILPLASARDRRTEVVWGLRDFELRFGRRSEGLWLPECAADTPTLEELADEGVRFTILSPRQARRIRRIGSENWTMLDGDKTIDTRVPYLVRLGAGRQIAVFFYDGPLAHSVAFGRTLCDGAAFLAALEREHGHLPGLVHFATDGETYGHHQRLGEMGLAWLLESVERGESAFDLTVYGRHLEKQPPIHEVEIFEKSSWSCAHGVERWRSACGCSGGRRQGNQSWRTPLREALDLLRDLLAPIYERECGELLEDPWGARDRFAEVLVRRTPRIENIFLDREAGRVLAEPDKLRALQLLDMQRHALLMYASCAWFFDDLSDIEPLQTVAHAARAIELAGVREVPRLERLFTNALSHAVGNDGATGDVVYERVVAAHRPATDANN encoded by the coding sequence GTGAGAAAGCCGGCGCTCTGCATCCACGGCCACTTCTACCAGCCGCCGCGCGAAAATCCGTGGACCGGCCGCGTCGAAGCGCAGCCCAGTGCCGCGCCGGCGCACGACTGGAACGAGCGCATCACCGAAGAGTGCTATCGCCCGAACAGCGCAGCGCGCCTGCTGCCGCACGCCGAGCGCAACCTCGGCGAGCGCGAGTTCATGAACTACGCGCACATGAGCTTCGATTTCGGCCCGACGCTTCTCGCGTATCTTGCGCGCGAGCAGCGCGACGTCCACGAAGCGCTCGTGGCCGGCGATCGCGATGCCGTTCGTCGTTTTTCCGGTCACGGCGCGGCGATCGCGCAAAGCTACTCGCATTCGATCCTGCCGCTCGCGAGCGCCCGCGACCGCCGCACCGAGGTCGTCTGGGGACTGCGCGATTTCGAGCTTCGCTTCGGGCGGCGCAGCGAAGGCCTGTGGTTGCCGGAGTGCGCCGCCGATACGCCGACCCTCGAGGAGCTCGCCGACGAAGGCGTGCGCTTCACGATCCTGTCGCCGCGCCAGGCGCGCCGCATCCGGCGCATCGGAAGCGAGAACTGGACCATGCTCGACGGCGACAAGACCATCGACACGCGCGTGCCGTATCTCGTCCGCCTCGGCGCCGGCCGCCAGATCGCGGTGTTCTTCTACGACGGCCCGCTCGCACATTCGGTCGCGTTCGGGCGCACGCTGTGCGACGGCGCAGCGTTTCTTGCCGCGCTCGAGCGCGAGCACGGCCATCTGCCCGGCCTCGTGCATTTCGCGACCGACGGAGAAACCTACGGGCACCACCAGCGGCTCGGCGAGATGGGCCTTGCGTGGCTGCTCGAGAGCGTCGAGCGCGGCGAAAGCGCATTCGACCTGACCGTCTACGGGCGCCATCTCGAAAAGCAGCCGCCGATACACGAAGTCGAGATCTTCGAGAAGAGCTCGTGGAGCTGCGCGCACGGCGTCGAGCGCTGGCGAAGTGCATGCGGCTGTTCCGGCGGTCGCCGGCAGGGCAACCAGAGCTGGCGCACGCCGCTGCGCGAAGCGCTCGACCTGCTGCGCGACCTGCTCGCGCCGATCTATGAGCGCGAGTGCGGCGAGCTGCTCGAGGATCCGTGGGGTGCACGCGATCGTTTCGCCGAAGTGCTCGTGCGGCGCACGCCGCGGATCGAGAACATCTTCCTCGACCGCGAAGCGGGCCGCGTCCTCGCCGAGCCCGACAAGCTGCGCGCGCTCCAGCTTCTCGACATGCAGCGCCACGCACTGCTGATGTATGCGAGCTGCGCGTGGTTCTTCGACGATCTCTCGGATATCGAGCCGCTGCAGACGGTTGCGCACGCTGCCCGTGCCATCGAGCTGGCCGGCGTGCGCGAAGTGCCGCGGCTCGAGCGGCTGTTCACCAACGCCCTGTCGCACGCGGTCGGCAACGACGGCGCCACCGGCGACGTCGTCTACGAACGCGTCGTTGCCGCCCACCGCCCGGCAACCGACGCGAACAACTGA